The following coding sequences are from one Cryptococcus deuterogattii R265 chromosome 1, complete sequence window:
- a CDS encoding solute carrier family 25 (mitochondrial aspartate/glutamate transporter) member 12/13, protein MEQSPQEPLGSRLSSTLKATAGSLTSSVKPAESELVRWRRTFDKFAKEEVDGQKFLNPSQFIDAIAPTDEGFSKIKREQYGNLFKVADSTRRGLVSFEDFVLFETLLKRPDADYQLAFLVFDVDASGTIDFDEFKAVLSANTAASGIPFDFDCAWMKLYVGRRGDRHVLGYNEFTQLIKGYQGERLRQAFHYFDADGDGYINPEEFQRIIVEIAGHKLSDAVLGRLPTLCTMNPGRRISYSEVIAFHNIIREMDTVERIIEHAVQKSKDGRIDISDFLDEAAGSMRYGMFTPMEANIIWHFASRGNAGAGQRLALADFQALLDAKWQPPETAGTKQPSTISGGFLAEAAQSTYNFIQGGIAGGIGAYAVYPIDLVKTRLQNQRSTVVGEVLYRNAFDCVKKVYTNEGGVRAFYRGVLPQLVGVAPEKAIKLTVNELVRKKATDPETGRIPLLMEIFAGGSAGGCQVVVTNPLEIIKIRLQMAGEITRAEGGTAVPRGAFHVIKQLGLIGLYKGATACFARDIPFSMIYFTSYAHLKKDVFNEGHHGKVLSFGELLAAAGIAGMPAAYLTTPADVVKTRLQSQARAGQTVYKGIVDGLSKIFREEGLRALFKGGLARVIRSSPQFAVTLACYELLHKHFPYPYAPAPIVHRPVLSTHQEISRIRARNALRILLDCSSRFGMVDSSTASKRMPLIPKALR, encoded by the exons ATGGAGCAAAGTCCTCAAGAACCTTTAGGTAGTCGTCTTTCATCTACCCTCAAGGCAACCGCAGGTTCCCTCACTTCGTCGGTTAAGCCGGCTGAAAGCGAGCTCGTTCGTTGGCGACGAACATTCGACAAGTTTgctaaagaagaagtggatggACAAAA ATTTCTCAATCCATCTCAGTTCATCGACGCTATTGCGCCCACAGATGAGGGCTTTAGTAAGATCAAGCGAGAACAATATGGAAACT TATTTAAGGTCGCGGATAGTACTCGTCGGGGCTTAGTTTCTTTTGAGGACTTCGTGTTGTTTGAAACTC TCCTCAAACGT CCGGACGCTGATTACCAATTGGCCTTCCTAGTTTTTGACGT TGACGCGTCGGGAACTATCGATTTTGATGAGTTTAAGGCAGTCCTATCAGCCAACACTGCCGCCAGCGGAATTC CCTTCGATTTTGATTGCGCCTGGATGAAACTTTACGTGGGGAGACGAGGAGACAGGCATGTTCTCGGTT ATAATGAGTTTACCCAACTCATCAAGGGTTACCAGGGCGAACGGCTTCGTCAGGCTTTCCATTATTttgatgctgatggtgatggttACATTAATCCTGAGGAGTTTCAAAGGATCATCGTAGAAATTGCTGGTCATAAACTTTCAGACGCAGTTCTGGGAAGATTGCCTACGTTATGTACGATGAACCCAGGGAGAAGGATTAGCTACTCCGAAGTCATCGCTTTTCATAATA TCATTCGCG AGATGGACACTGTTGAGCGTATCATTGAGCATGCGGTACAAAAGTCCAAAGACGGCAGGATTGATATCTCCGATTTTCTGGATGAGGCCGCTGGAAGCATGCGCTATGGGATGTTTACCCCGATGGAG GCCAACATCATTTGGCACTTCGCCAGTCGAGGGAATGCGGGTGCTGGTCAACGGCTTGCTTTGGCTGAttttcaagctcttctAGATGCTAAA TGGCAACCCCCTGAAACTGCTGGTACCAAACAACCTTCAACTATCTCCGGAGGCTTCCTTGCAGAAGCGGCACAATCAACGTATAATTTCATCCAAGGCGGTATTGCAGGCGGTATTGGAGCTTAT GCTGTCTACCCAATCGACCTGGTGAAGACAAG ATTGCAAAACCAACGTTCTACTGTCGTTGGGGAAGTATTGTATCGTAACGCATTTGATTGTGTTAAGAAAGTGTATACCAATGAAGGAGGGGTCAGGGCTTTCTATCGTGGCGTATTGCCTCAATTAGTCGGCGTCGCTCCTGAAAAGGCCATAAAGCTCACTGTCAATGAGTTGgtcaggaagaaggcgacTGATCCTGAGACGGGGCGAATCCCTCTTTTGATGGAAATCTTTGCGGGAGGTTCAGCTGGTGGTTGCCAAGTC GTTGTTACTAATCCTCTAG AAATTATCAAAATTCGCTTGCAGATG GCCGGTGAAATCACTCGAGCTGAAGGAGGCACCGCAGTACCCCGAGGGGCCTTCCATGTCATCAAGCAGCTAGGCCTAATAGGGTTATATAAG GGTGCTACAGCTTGTTTTGCCAG AGATATCCCCTTT TCTATGATTTATTTCACCTC ATATGCTCATCTGAAA AAAGACGTGTTCAATGAAGGACACCATGGGAAAGTCCTCAGCTTTGGGGAActccttgctgctgctggcatTGCTGGTATGCCAGCTGCTTATCT GACGACTCCAGCAGATGTCGTAAAGACTCGCTTGCAGTCACAGGCTCGAGCTGGCCAAACCGTTTACAAAGGTATTGTTGATGGCCTTTCAAAAATTttccgagaagaaggtctCCGAG CTTTATTCAAGGGCGGCTTGGCTCG AGTTATTCGCTCCTCGCCCCAATTCGCAGTGACGCTGGCCTGTTATGAGCTTCTTCACAAGCATTTCCCTTACCCTTATGCCCCCGCCCCTATTGTTCACAGGCCAGTTCTCTCGACCCATCAAGAGATCTCGCGCATTCGAGCTCGAAACGCTCTTCGCATTCTTCTCGATTGTAGCTCTCGATTCGGGATGGTTGACTCTAGCACAGCGAGCAAACGGATGCCGCTTATCCCTAAAGCACTCAGATAA
- a CDS encoding metalloreductase encodes MFFAAVISDYVDVNQTALISQEKNHQLSMDRTMSRTILLSTAGFLAFCMIIDHPRFLARLFASFFDPNEAKVKQTPQTGLHTLLDPRDSSTKKVIGGGDLREGWFLKKEMNRHIELLSPRTPTSDRCGRFSPWIGENESQEIRPVLSPFLHPPPHIPPLISYLPFSASLLCTPFNRLPGPFKSIITVKQIYIILGYVLLTAFALFWKSKLSPAEKISGYGSDFKRSGHVAIAQLPVAIALGARGNVLGLCVGQGYEKLKLLHKVTGKILFVAASIHVIGYTYMWLAAGRFVTSSSQRYAVCGYLSYAAMLLVTISSLPYCRRAYYELFKICHLVGMVVMLFGLAWHVDEAVPFCITGLIFYLTSFAGSLAKTRLAKARLHALPGSSTTIVTISALKSGWRPGQHVRIRIPALGGRHGFDGHPFTISSASNGEGMVLMCKNAGDWTNRLFNFSRALEVSTSEPEAGAGRNVTVIIEGPYGGTGNTMLSSFSSLVLIAGGSGITHALAIAHDLLKRAPTGAVRARTVDLVWMVKTEQEAKPLMATLLELVSDAKSWEDASVEGRRRQSTYASPTALRIQIFVTCCPASSPLTLIPAATVLSGSNVETGSRNSDMTDDMPGANREKVEYLSLNLSSASTMSAMSDKNPRLSGVTARPARPNLNIIISKIADETIAHHRQRLIEASGMYITACGPKGLVYSTTQVVKDLEAYKRIAVGGVEFEEKRFGF; translated from the exons ATGTTTTTTGCAGCAGTAATCTCTGATTATGTTGATGTCAACCAGACTGCATTGATATCACAAGAAAAAAACCATCAGCTTTCTATGGACA GGACAATGTCTCGaaccatccttctctccacgGCAGGTTTCCTTGCCTTTTGCATGATTATCGATCATCCCCGATTCCTTGCCCGTCTTTTTGCTTCGTTTTTCGACCCAAACGAGGCCAAAGTCAAACAGACACCGCAAACCGGTCTTCACACATTGCTAGATCCTCGAGATTCTTCAACAAAAAAGGTAATTGGCGGTGGTGATCTTCGTGAAGGCTGGTTCttaaagaaggagatgaacaGACATATCGAACTTCTTTCCCCAAGGACGCCTACGTCGGATAGATGCGGACGCTTTTCACCTTGGATAGGTGAAAATGAGAGCCAAGAAATACGCCCAGTGTTGAgcccttttcttcatcctccaccacatATCCCTCCTCTTATTTCGTATCTGCCGTTTTCtgcctctcttctttgcaCTCCGTTTAACCGTCTACCTGGGCCCTTCAAATCGATTATAACCGTCAAGCAAATTTACATCATTTTAGGGTATGTTTTATTGACAGCTTTTGCTCTGTTCTGGAAATCCAAACTTTCGCCGGCTGAGAAAATATCTGGCTATGGATCCGACTTCAAACGCTCCGGGCATGTGGCTATTGCTCAACTTCCTGTAGCGATAGCTTTGGGAGCGAGAGGAAATGTGCTTGGATTGTGTGTTGGGCAAGGCTACGAAAAACTAAAGCTTTTACACAAAGTTACAGGAAAGATATTATTCGTAGCAGCATCCATCCATGTGATTGGTTACA CATATATGTGGTTAGCAGCTGGTAGATTTGtcacttcatcatctcagCGATACGCTGTATGTGGTTACCTCTCCTATGCTGCAATGCTTTTAGTcaccatttcttctcttccatacTGTCGTCGAGCCTATTATGAGCTATTCAAAATATGCCATCTTGTAgggatggtggtgatgCTATTTGGATTGGCGTGGCATGTTGACGAAGCTGTACCATTTTG CATCACAGGACTTATATTTTACCTCACATCTTTCGCTGGATCTTTGGCTAAGACGCGTCTCGCAAAAGCTCGTCTACATGCACTTCCCGGCAGTAGTACCACCATTGTTACCATATCTGCCTTGAAGTCCGGGTGGCGTCCTGGTCAACATGTTCGAATTCGAATTCCCGCTCTAGGTGGCCGACACGGTTTTGACGGACATCCTTTCACTatttcttctgcctccAATGGCGAAGGTATGGTGCTCATGTGCAAAAATGCAGGCGATTGGACAAACCGGCTGTTTAACTTCTCCAGAGCTCTTGAAGTTTCCACCTCTGAGCCCGAAGCGGGAGCGGGTCGCAACGTCACAGTCATTATTGAAGGCCCTTACGGAGGAACAGGAAATACCAtgctttcctccttttcgtCTCTGGTCCTTATTGCAGGCGGGTCGGGTATCACACACGCTCTGGCTATTGCACACGACCTCTTGAAGCGCGCTCCAACTGGTGCAGTCAGAGCGCGAACGGTAGACTTGGTGTGGATGGTCAAGACAGAACAAGAAGCGAAGCCTCTGATGGCTACTTTGCTAGAATTAGTGTCGGATGCGAAAAGTTGGGAAGATGCTTCGGTTGAAGGACGAAGGAGACAATCTACATATGCTTCCCCAACAGCGCTCAGAATCCAGATTTTCGTCACCTGCTGTCCAgcatcttcacctctcaCTCTTATTCCCGCTGCTACAGTCCTCTCCGGCTCCAATGTTGAGACTGGCTCGAGGAATTCAGATATGACTGATGATATGCCAGGAGCTAATAGAGAGAAAGTGGAGTACTTATCCCTCAATCTATCTTCTGCTTCAACAATGTCGGCAATGAGCGACAAAAATCCACGGCTCTCAGGCGTTACAGCTCGCCCAGCCCGCCCCAATCTGAACATAATTATTTCTAAGATTGCCGACGAGACCATTGCCCATCATCGGCAGAGGTTAATCGAAGCAAGCGGGATGTATATCACGGCATGCGGCCCAAAGGGCCTTGTGTACAGTACAACGCAGGTGGTTAAAGACTTAGAAGCCTATAAACGGATCGCTGTCGGAGGAGTAGAATTCGAAGAGAAGCGGTTTGGATTCTAG
- a CDS encoding cytoplasmic protein produces MPRSIPDHSIRISIDRGGTFTDVHASIPAANHSKTREEFILKLLSQDPSNYKDAPTEGIRRVLEKVTGQSIERGKPLPVDKLEYVRLSTTVATNALLERKGQKHALIITKGFKDLLEIGNQARPNIFDLNIKRAKPLYSRTIEVDERVTLVGFSSDPKYEQHAVKFNDDGSIAKPYSGVGADEQQVIIPGRIVRGLSGEAVNILREPNLETIKIDLQNLYNDGYRSIAVCLAHSYTFPDHELAIGKIAKEVGFPHVSLSSQLLPMIKMTSRGQSTTADAYLTPILRDYLDGFYSGFEGGKDGSLYVEFMGSDGGLVDLKNFSGLKSILSGPAGGVVGCALTSWDKDEKIPIIGLDVGGTSTDVSRYAGHYESVYETTTAGISINTLQLDINTVAAGGGSCLTYKNGLFRAGPESAGAHPGPACYRKGGPLALTDGNLFLGRLIPKYFPRCFGPNEDQDLDPEASHKKFEQMAEVIRKESGTEKSLDEIVYGFVKVANETMARPIRTLTEARGFKTERHILASFGGAGGQHACEIAELLGIQRVLIHKYSSILSAYGLALADRVFELQEPAAVIFSQENKAGLNVRLDKLQRNVLKTLLDAGFAEDKIGLSRILNMRYDGSDTALMISDEGSGDYEKEFKRAYKEEFGFLLNKNIVVDDVKVRGVGKTFDSLGVPPTQEVKRLELSVVGSEHADSIQDCYVWYGKSGKREEVPVFKIESLRVGNTIIGPAMVLDETQTIFVNQGWKAISTSSHLLMVQEGKKVD; encoded by the exons ATGCCTCGCAGCATCCCTGACCATAGCATTCGCATCTCAATTGACCGG GGCGGGACTTTCACCGACGTTCATGCATCTATCCCAGCTGCCAATCACAGCAAAACCCGTGAAGAGTTCATACTCAAGCTCCTATCTCAAGATCCATCAAATTATAAAGACGCTCCCACAGAAGGTATTCGCCGCGTTCTCGAAAAGGTGACAGGTCAGAGCATTGAGCGAGGAAAACCGTTGCCCGTTGATAAACTTG AGTACGTTCGGCTCTCAACAACAGTCGCGACGAACGCCCTCCTAGAGCGAAAGGGACAGAAGCATGCCCTGATCATCACTAAAGGCTTCAAAGACCTGCTTGAGATTGGCAATCAAGCGCGTCCAAATATCTTTGATCTCAATATTAAACGAGCAAAGCCATTGTACTCCAGAACAATCGAAGTGGATGAGAGAGTCACTTTAG TCGGATTCTCTTCGGACCCCAAATACGAGCAGCATGCCGTTAAATTCAATGACGATGGATCCATTGCGAAACCCTACTCAGGTGTAGGAGCGGACGAACAGCAAGTTATTATTCCCGGCAGGATAGTACGAGGATTATCAGGTGAGGCTGTGAATATACTGAGGGAGCCAA ACCTTGAAACCATCAAAATAGACCTACAGAATCTGTACAATGACGGTTACAGGTCCATTGCGGTCTGCCTTGCCCACTCATACACTTTCCCTGATCACGAGCTAGCGATAGGCAAGATCGCTAAAGAAGTGGGGTTTCCCCAtgtttccctttcctcgcagcttcttcctatGATCAAAATGACTTCCAGAGGACAATCAACGACGGCTGATGCGTATCTGACCCCGATACTAAGGGACTACCTGGATGGTTTCTATTCTGGATTTGAAGgcggaaaagatggaagttTGTATGTTGAATTTATGGGCTCCGATGGGGGACTTGTAGATCTTAAA AATTTTTCTGGTCTCAAATCAATATTATCCGGTCCAGCTGGTGGCGTCGTTGGATGCGCCTTGACCAGCTGGGACAAAGACGAAAAGATTCCGATTATAGG TCTCGATGTAGGAGGTACAAGTACTGATGTGTCGAGATATGCTGGGCATTACGAATCAGTTTATGAAACAACGACTGCCGGTATTTCCATCAATACACTGCAGCTCGATATCAACACT GTTGCTGCAGGGGGCGGAAGCTGTCTCACTTATAAAAATGGTCTTTTCCGAGCAGGCCCTGAGTCTGCGGGAGCACACCCAGGGCCTGCATGCTACCGGAAAGGGGGCCCTCTAGCTCTGACGGATGGGAATTTGTTCCTTGGTCGTCTTATTCCTAAATA TTTCCCTCGATGTTTTGGTCCCAACGAAGATCAAGATTTAGACCCCGAAGCATCTCACAAGAAGTTTGAACAAATGGCGGAAGTGATACGAAAGGAATCAGGCACTGAGAAGAGTCTTGACGAGATT GTGTATGGTTTTGTTAAAGTTGCCAATGAAACTATGGCAAGGCCGATCAGGACCCTTACAGAAGCGAGAGGTTTTAAGACAGAGAGGCATATTCTAGCATCATTTGGTGGAGCTGGTGGTCAGCATGCTTGTGAGATTGCTGAG TTATTGGGAATCCAAAGAGTGTTGATTCACAAGTATTCGTCGATCCTCTCGGCCTATggccttgcccttgccgaCCG TGTTTTTGAACTTCAAGAACCTGCCGCCGTTATTTTTTCCCAAGAGAATAAAGCTGGGCTCAATGTCAGACTAGACAAGTTGCAGCGAAATGTTCTCAAGACCTTGCTTGATGCGGGATTTGCGGAGGATAAGATTGGCTTAAGTAGGATTTTGAACATGCGGTACGATGGAAGCGATACGGCTTTGATGATCTCTGATGAGGGATCCGGAGATTATGAGAAGGAATTTAAGAGGGCATACAAGGAGGAGTTCGGgtttcttctcaacaagaaCATTGTTGTAGATGATGTCAAA GTCCGCGGCGTTGGTAAAACATTTGACTCCCTAGGGGTACCACCTACTCAAGAAGTCAAACGTCTTGAGCTCAGTGTTGTTGGCTCTGAACACGCGGACTCTATTCAAGATTGCTACGTTTGGTACGGTAAATCAGGCAAAAGGGAGGAGGTTCCTGTCTTCAAGATCGAGTCACTGAGAGTCGGAAACACGATAATTGGGCCAGCAATGGTTCTAGACGAGACGCAGACAATTTTTGTCAATCA aggatggaaagccATATCAACGAGCAGTCATCTTCTGATGGTGcaggaggggaagaaagtggACTAG
- a CDS encoding cytoplasmic protein — translation MQTTAKSYDPITLSLFSNRFMCIAEAMGRSLKQTAISTNIKERLDFSCAVFSPTGDLVANAPFVPVHLGSMSWSVKYQLKLHGKSLKDGDVLLTNSPLAGGSHLPDLTVITPCFDENDPSKIIFFTASRGHHSDIGGILPGSMPPTSTNINEEGANIQSLKIVSDGQYDHEGLYRVMVEEPSKYPGCSGCRNFRDVESDVKAQIAANNKGSSLLRALVEEYDLKTVHEYMEHIRNNAEQAVRNMLRKAAANAKTNILYGIDYLDDGSPIALKITIDVDSGSAIFDFEGTGPELRGNLNAPICVVHAAVIYCLRSMIGEDIPLNAGCLVPIEIRIPEGSLLSPSPESAVCGGNVMTSQRITDVVLRAFKACAASQGCCNNLTFGAGGKDFETGEMIDGWGYYETIAGGSGAGDGWHGTSGVHCHMTNTRITDPEILERRYPVILREFGLRSNSGGSGQYNGGEGCVRSLQFLQPLQVSILSERRARGPYGMNGGDCGAPGLNLWIKQAHAESAKGKPRVINIGGKGTMQFETGDMIVLHTPGGGGWGKREDTDSKLKQQDEPLQAKKWEARGSWADMAKVDF, via the exons ATGCAAACCACAGCCAAAAGCTATGATCCGATCACTCTCTCGCTTTT CTCCAATCGCTTCATGTGTATAGCGGAGGCTATGGGACGGTCTCTCAAGCAAACTGCAATAAGTACGAATATAAAAGAACGACTTGATTTTTCCTGTGCTGTTTTCTCTCCCACTGGGGACCTGGTCGCGAATGCACCGTTTGTACCGGTTCACCTGGGGTCAATGAGCTGGTCCGTAAAGTACCAGCTCAAATTGCATGGGAAAAGCCtaaaagatggagatgtaCTTCTAACCAATTCTCCCTTGGCAGGCGGAAG TCACCTTCCAGACTTGACCGTCATTACCCCTTGTTTTGATGAGAATGATCCAAGTAAAATTATTTTCTTTACAGCTTCTCGAGGGC ATCACAG TGATATTGGAGGCATCCTTCCTGGCAGTATGCCCCCTACTTCGACAAACatcaatgaagaaggtgcaAACATTCAGTCCCTAAAAATTGTTTCAGATGGGCAATATGACCATGAGGGTCTCTACCGAGTCATGGTTGAGGAACCTTCCAAATATCCAGGCTGCTCAGGGTGTAGGAATTTCCGGGACGTCGAATCCGACGTCAAAGCCCAGATAGCCGCCAACAACAAAGGTAGCTCTCTGCTACGGGCTCTCGTGGAAGAATATGATTTGAAAACAGTTCATGAATATATGGAACACATCAGAAA CAATGCCGAGCAAGCCGTTAGGAATATGCTCCGAAAAGCAGCTGCAAATGCAAAAACGAACATTCTTTAT GGTATTGATTACCTTGACGACGGCTCCCCAATCGCGCTCAAAATCACCATTGACGTTGACTCAGGTTCGGccatttttgattttgaagGAACAGGCCCCGAATTGCGCGGTAATCTCAACGCCCCCATATGTGTAGTTCATGCTGCTGTCATTTACTG CTTGCGATCAATGATTGGCGAAGATATCCCACTCAATGCAGGATGTCTCGTTCCTATTGAAATTCGCATTCCAGAGGGATCCTTGTTGTCTCCTTCCCCTGAAAGTGCGGTTTGCGGTGGAAATGTCATGACCAGTCAACGCATAACGGACGTTGTGCTTCGCGCATTCAAGGCTTGCGCTGCGAGTCAAGGATGTTGCAACAA CCTGACTTTTGGTGCAGGAGGGAAGGATTTTGAAACTGGAGAGATGATTGATGGATGGGGCTACTATGAGACAATTGCTGGAGGTAGTGGGGCTGGTGATGGCTGGCATGGTACTTCGGGGGTTCATTGTCATATGACAAATACC CGCATCACTGACCCCGAAATTCTGGAAAGGCGCTATC CTGTCATACTCCGCGAATTCGGTTTACGGTCAAATTCTGGCGGGTCTGGTCAATACAACGGTGGTGAAGGTTGCGTTCGTAGTCTGCAATTCCTTCAACCTTTACAAGTCTCCATATTGTCTGAGCGTCGCGCTCGTGGACCTTACGGTATGAATGGCGGTGACTGTGGCGCTCCTGGGCTCAACCTGTGGATCAAACAGGCCCATGCGGAATCCGCCAAAGGAAAACCGAGAGTCATTAATATAGGTGGTAAAGGTACCATGCAATTCGAAACGGGTGATATGATAGTACTCCATACACCCGGCGGTgggggatggggaaagCGTGAAGATACCGATAGCAAGTTAAAGCAGCAAGACGAACCACTCCAAGCTAAAAAGTGGGAGGCAAGAGGTTCCTGGGCCGATATGGCGAAGGTAGACTTCTAA
- a CDS encoding MRS7 family protein (genome sequence mistake) produces the protein MELLLPVALKLFPNMLPSTFEGEFAANEKQRKLLRVRIEMAKFLQETVRESGLKADSVVRSDEFKEFFRKVRSTGETPNQTDVVRVAKLFHDDITLDNLSRSQLVSMCRYMNINAFGTDNFLKHQIRNKLEKVRVDDMMIHAEGVESLSTKELQQACQSRGIRFQGVSPARLREELEKWIELHYINGISGVLLVLSRAFNFEQKGDDIMESLVTTLSSLPENLLNEAELHVSDEASYKQKLEVLQQQQELIEDEAEQEKEEQDARKEEKEKKELEESARREQEEAAKAVEISPAVKEEEPVKEHVEEPLRPAPEQTDARMTKEQLSELAEALSILTAKSSIVKERDELKSLLEDNLLSEAESKERQEGDSPTVAVSKRVRAMIKKIDTQLEKYDEKVGSSLNVIQTTPNGQIALADLKKALKVIKHRPADDVIEGLGKKLDVDSDGYVELDHVVELTQDHGLGIVLEDEEAQNLLASGSDIRHSKDVKEIKPKREDILQE, from the exons ATGGAGCTTCTGCTTCCTGTTGccctcaagctcttcccCAATATGCTTCCCAGCACATTTGAAGGGGAGTTTGCCGCG AACGAAAAACAGAGAAAGTTGTTGCGAGTGCGGATAGAAATGGCCAAGTTTTTGCAAGAAACTGTCAGGGAATCAGGGCTCAAGGCGGACAGCGTTGTGCGGAGTGATGAGTTCAAAGAGTTCTTCCGAAAG GTTCGATCCACTGGAGAGACCCCCAATCAAACTGATGTCGTTCGAGTTGCCAAACTCTTCCATGATGACATTACCCTTGATAACCTTTCCCGTTCCCAACTCGTCTCGATGTGTCGATACATGAACATCAACGCCTTTGGTACCGATAATTTCTTGAAACACCAAATTCGTAACAAGCTCGAGAAAGTTCGAGTTGACGATATG ATGATCCATGCTGAAGGTGTTGAATCTCTTTCCACCAAAGAACTGCAGCAAGCCTGTCAGTCGCGTGGTATCCGTTTCCAAGGTGTCTCTCCAGCACGCTTGCgtgaagagctggagaagtGGATTGAACTCCATTACATCAATGGTATATCCGGTGTACTACTTGTACTGAGTCGAGCTTTCAACTTTGAGCAGAAAGGAGACGACATCATGGAGAGTTTGGTCACTACTCTGAGCAGCTTGCCGGAGAACCTG TTGAATGAGGCTGAACTACATGTTTCGGACGAAGCTTCTTACAAGCAGAAACTTGAAGTCTtgcaacaacagcaagaactcattgaggatgaagctgagCAAGAAAAG GAGGAGCAAGACGctcgaaaagaagaaaaggaaaagaaggaattgGAGGAAAGCGCAAGGcgggagcaggaagaggcggCCAAGGCGGTCGAGATTTCCCCtgctgtcaaggaagaagaacccgTGAAGGAGCACGTGGAAGAGCCTTTGCGACCGGCTCCTGAGCAGACGGACGCGCGGATGACAAAGGAACAATTGTCCGAACTCGCCGAAGCTTTGTCCATCTTAACTGCCAAATCTAGTATcgtgaaggagagagacgaATTGAAGTCCCTCCTTGAGGATAACTTGTTGTCCGAGGCC GAATCGAAGGAGAGGCAAGAGGGCGACAGCCCTACAGTTGCAGTTTCCAAGCGTGTTAGAGCCATGATCAAAAAGATTGACACTCAGCTTGAGAAATACGATGAGAAGGTTGGCTCGAGTCTCAACGTGATTCAAACCACACCAAATGGTCAAATTGCACTTGCGGACTTGAAAAAGGCACTCAAAGTCATCAAGCACCGACCAGCTGATGATGTAATTGAAGGTCTGGGCAAGAAGCTGGATGTAGACTCTGATGGTTACGTG GAACTTGATCATGTCGTGGAACTCACTCAAGATCATGGCCTTGGCATTGtcttggaggatgaagaagcacaGAACCTTCTCGCATCGGGATCTGACATCCGACATAGCAAGGATGTCAAAGAGATCAA GCCTAAGCGAGAGGATATCTTACAGGAGTAG